A single region of the Polyodon spathula isolate WHYD16114869_AA chromosome 12, ASM1765450v1, whole genome shotgun sequence genome encodes:
- the LOC121324173 gene encoding AT-rich interactive domain-containing protein 4A-like isoform X3 yields MKAADEPAYLTVGTDVSAKYRGAFCEAKIKTVKRLVKVKVVLKGENTSQVVQDDQVKGPLRVGATVEVKNPDGLCSEGVISKLTDASWYTVVFDDADERTLRRTSLCLKGERHFAESETLDQLPLTNPEHFGTPVIGKKTNRGRRSSLPVAEDEKEEDSSEEDDEDKRRLNDKLLGKVACVQSGSDKSAWYLALVISPSCNDDLAVKKDQCLVRSFADSRFYTISRKDVRELDLNSISKSELASKKGIQVALTFLKTKAIPESWKMDMSEILESSSSEEEDGDRDGDRERGESDEDEDKEVEEEEPEEEPDPEERDNFLQQLYKFMEDRGTPINKPPVLGYKDLNLFKLFRLVCQQGGCDKIESGAIWKQIYMDLGIPILNSAASYNVKTAYRKYLYGFEEYCRSARIQFRSIHHNSPVTQVKVKEEVEEKENVEEVDVEVEDDDDDDGDDEPEDGEGEKEQIEAEVEEPIVVQVKTPGENASELSHESEREKEQEQETPSSRGRRRTTLTPVKTVLKESPKLEKIKEENNKEKVEDVAEHNQNTVSGSPVTRGTPKQRPERSPIQEESDKETEEDEDEDEDEDEDEDDDNDDDDYDKLSEREESENKEEMEEEGEENQQEHSLMGTKVKVKYGRGKTQKIYEANIKNTEVDDGEVLYLVHYYGWNTRYDEWVKADRIIWPVDKGGTKQKQKKKVKNKEESDKEELEEKQIKSKRGRPPLKSTPPHNASRNSSKTPSSEGRTSTKSTRLSDVSTLPNGVEDSVNSSESEPDDISEKKVEKADASDTVVDADEEQLENDNPEEHTQDQGSPSSPQEQPGEPPEEPQVEMEEEALEPKPDAVIVVDEKDRELQQHEEEEVEEEEEKDDKKELEKSPKSKGRRSRSKEPSADTSKTLATDHTEVMTACPRTPEKVKSEEVQGTQVILEHELNDSDTDSASEELCKEDKKPMKRKAAEQQTPEKKVRLEQKEEQPITPEKRAGSDCIIKLECQDCAEEENEMKNEMPALTPEVERSIKGETEASLEEIEDHSVLKIEEDLMPQIGPEALVCHEVDLDDLDEKEKTSDEDTTEEKSQPTSPKLNSAEASTASQQAFPVASPTALSPDESHSTKSESDLTIEVDSVAGESQEGLCESANGFDASTSSSNCSISVQEREGKDRGHKRSIDCSNSSSAKKQKRSQNRKSVASKNEKNGAGHSSDSEDLPVIDNTSKCTPVKHFSVPKAQKLNKSPARVMSPNCKDGEKEKHREKHAHPSTRTYKWTFQLIGTAELDSMTSTDRISFLQDKLQEIRKYYMTLKSEVASIDRRQKRLKKKEREVSHTTASTSPGSSETGMSPPSASPTQNPVAVECR; encoded by the exons ATGAAG GCAGCAGATGAGCCTGCCTATCTGACGGTGGGGACTGATGTGAGTGCCAAGTACCGGGGGGCCTTCTGTGAGGCAAAAATTAAAACCGTGAAGAGGCTTGTAAAGGTCAAG GTGGTCTTAAAGGGTGAGAACACTTCACAGGTTGTCCAAGATGACCAAGTGAAAGGACCTTTAAGG GTGGGGGCAACTGTAGAGGTAAAAAATCCTGATGGTTTGTGTAGTGAGGGTGTTATTAGCAAACTGACAGATGCCAGCTGGTATACTGTAG tgttcGATGATGCAGATGAGAGGACATTGAGGCGAACTTCTCTCTGTCTCAAAGGCGAAAGGCATTTTGCAGAGAGTGAG ACTCTGGACCAACTGCCATTAACTAATCCCGAACATTTTGGCACCCCAGTGATTGGAAAGAAGACAAATCGAGGAAGGAGATCTTCACTCCCTGt TGCTGAGGATGAAAAAGAGGAAGATTCCAGTGAAGAAGATGATGAAGACAAAAGGAGACTTAATGACAAGCTCCTGGGCAAAGTTGCCTGCGTACAGAGTGGCTCGGACAAGTCCGCCTGGTACCTCGCTTTG GTAATATCTCCAAGCTGCAATGATGACTTGGCAGTTAAGAAGGACCAATGTTTAGTGCGATCATTTGCAGATTCCAGATT ctatACAATATCAAGAAAAGATGTCCGAGAACTTGATTTAAACAGCATCTCAAAATCTGAACTTGCttcaaaaaaag GGATTCAGGTAGCGCTGACATTCCTGAAAACAAAGGCCATTCCGGAAAGCTGGAAGATGGATATGAGTGAAATCTTGGAGTCCTCAAGCAGTGAAGAGGAGGATGGTGATAGGGATGGGGATAGGGAACGTGGTGAAAGCGATGAAGATGAAGACAAAGAGGTAGAAGAAGAGGAG CCAGAGGAGGAGCCAGACCCAGAGGAAAGAGACAATTTCCTCCAGCAGCTCTACAAGTTCATGGAGGATAGAG GAACACCAATTAACAAACCCCCTGttcttggatacaaggatttgaACCTCTTTAAACTTTTCAGGCTGGTATGTCAGCAAGGAGGCTGTGACAAG ATCGAAAGTGGTGCCATATGGAAGCAGATCTATATGGACCTTGGCATTCCTATTCTCAACTCGGCTGCCTCCTATAATGTAAAAACTGCATACAGAAA ATACCTTTATGGATTTGAGGAATACTGCCGGTCAGCACGCATCCAGTTCAGATCCATCCACCACAATAGTCCTGTAACCCAGGTAAAGGTGAAGGAAGAGGTAGAGGAAAAAGAAAACGTGGAGGAGGTGGATGTAGAGGtggaagatgatgatgatgatgatggtgatgatgaacCTGAGGATGGTGAAGGAGAGAAAGAACAAATAGAGGCTGAAGTAGAGGAACCAATTGTGGTCCAAGTGAAAACCCCTGGGGAGAATGCCAGTGAACTGAGCCATGAGAGTGAAAGAGAAAAGGAGCAAGAACAGGAAACCCCATCTTCAAGA GGTCGAAGGAGAACTACACTTACACCAGTGAAAACAGTGCTGAAAGAATCTCCAAAACTGGAGAAAATTAAGGAAGAAAATAATAAGGAAAAAGTGGAAGATGTGGCAGAGCACAATCAAAACACTGTTAGTGGATCTCCTGTAACGAGGGGAACCCCGAAACAAAGACCGGAAAGAAGTCCAATACAAGAAGAGTCTGACAAAGAGACGGaggaggacgaggacgaggatgaggatgaggaCGAGGATGAGGACGACGATAATGATGACGATGACTACGACAAGCTAAGCGAAAG GGAAGAGAGTGAGAACAAAGAGGAAATGgaagaggagggagaagagaaCCAGCAGGAGCATTCTCTCATGGGGACTAAAGTTAAAGTCAAATATGGCCGTGGAAAAACCCAGAAAATCTACGAAGccaatattaaaaacactgaagtGGATGATGGAGAGGTTCTCTACTTAGTCCATTATTATGGCTGGAACACAAG gtATGATGAGTGGGTGAAAGCTGACAGAATAATTTGGCCTGTGGACAAAGGTGGGacgaaacagaaacaaaaaaagaaagtaaag aaTAAAGAGGAAAGTGATAAAGAAGAACTGGAAGAGAAACAGATCAAATCAAAACGGGGACGGCCACCTCTGAAATCCACCCCTCCTCACAACGCTTCTCGCAATTCTTCTAAAACTCCCAGTAGCGAAGGCAGGACCAGCACCAAAAGCACACGCCTCTCCGATGTTTCTACACTGCCAAATGGAGTGGAAG ATTCTGTCAATTCATCTGAAAGTGAACCAGATGATATATCTGAGAAAAAAGTGGAAAAGGCAGATGCCTCAGACACTGTAGTGGATGCTGATGAGGAGCAACTGGAGAATGACAATCCTGAAGAGCACACACAGGACCAAGGAAGTCCAAGCAGCCCACAGGAGCAACCAGGAGAACCACCAGAAGAGCCCCAAGTGGAAATGGAGGAAGAAGCACTAGAACCCAAACCAGATGCAGTCATCGTGGTTGATGAGAAGGATCGGGAGCTACAGCAgcatgaggaggaggaggtggaagaAGAGGAAGAGAAGGATGACAAAAAGGAGCTTGAGAAGTCACCTAAGTCCAAGGGTAGGAGGAGCAGGTCTAAAGAACCTTCTGCAGATACCAGCAAGACACTTGCTACAGATCACACAGAGGTTATGACCGCTTGTCCCAGAACTCCAGAGAAAGTAAAATCTGAGGAAGTCCAAGGAACCCAAGTTATACTTGAACATGAATTGAACGATTCTGACACTGACTCGGCGAGTGAGGAGCTCTGTAAAGAAGACAAGAAGCCAATGAAAAGAAAAGCTGCAGAGCAACAAACACCTGAGAAGAAGGTGCGTTTGGAACAAAAGGAGGAACAGCCTATAACTCCAGAAAAGAGAGCAGGAAGTGACTGCATCATCAAACTGGAATGTCAAGACTGTGCAGaggaagaaaatgaaatgaaaaatgagaTGCCTGCTTTAACACCAGAGGTGGAGAGAAGTATCAAGGGTGAGACTGAAGCTTCTTTAGAGGAAATTGAAGATCATAGTGTGTTGAAAATCGAGGAAGATCTTATGCCGCAGATTGGACCTGAAGCCTTGGTGTGTCATGAGGTAGACCTGGATGACTTGGATGAGAAAGAGAAGACCTCAGACGAGGACACCACAGAAGAGAAGTCTCAGCCAACTAGTCCAAAGCTGAATTCAGCTGAAGCGTCTACTGCGTCTCAGCAGGCTTTCCCTGTGGCGTCCCCCACGGCTCTCAGTCCTGACGAGTCCCACAGCACAAAAAGTGAGAGTGACTTAACTATTGAAGTGGACAGTGTTGCAGGAGAGTCTCAAGAGGGTTTGTGTGAATCTGCCAATGGATTTGATGCCAGTACCAGCTCCAGCAACTGCAGTATATCAGTACAGGAAAGGGAGGGAAAAGACCGTG GTCACAAAAGGTCAATTGACTGTAGTAACAGCTCATCGGCTAAAAAACAGAAGCGCAGTCAAAACCGTAAAAGTGTTGCatcgaaaaatgaaaagaatgGTGCAG GGCACAGCAGTGACAGTGAAGACCTTCCTGTCATTGATAACACCAGCAAGTGCACTCCAGTTAAACACTTCAGCGTACCCAAAGCTCAAAAACTCAACAAATCACCTGCAAGGGTCATGTCGCCCAATTGCAAAGATGGGGAGAaggagaaacacagagagaaacaTGCCCATCCTTCCACAAGAACATACAAATGGACTTTTCAGCTTA TTGGTACAGCTGAACTGGATAGCATGACGAGTACAGATAGGATATCGTTTCTACAAGACAAACTGCAAGAAATTAGGAAGTATTACATGACACTGAAGTCTGAAGTGGCCTCCATTGACAGGAGACAGAAACggttaaaaaagaaagagagagaag TTTCACATACAACGGCGTCAACATCACCTGGTTCATCGGAGACCGGAATGAGCCCGCCCTCTGCGTCCCCAACACAAAACCCAGTGGCGGTGGAGTGCAGGTGA
- the LOC121324173 gene encoding AT-rich interactive domain-containing protein 4A-like isoform X2 — protein MKAADEPAYLTVGTDVSAKYRGAFCEAKIKTVKRLVKVKVVLKGENTSQVVQDDQVKGPLRVGATVEVKNPDGLCSEGVISKLTDASWYTVVFDDADERTLRRTSLCLKGERHFAESETLDQLPLTNPEHFGTPVIGKKTNRGRRSSLPVAEDEKEEDSSEEDDEDKRRLNDKLLGKVACVQSGSDKSAWYLALVISPSCNDDLAVKKDQCLVRSFADSRFYTISRKDVRELDLNSISKSELASKKGIQVALTFLKTKAIPESWKMDMSEILESSSSEEEDGDRDGDRERGESDEDEDKEVEEEEPEEEPDPEERDNFLQQLYKFMEDRGTPINKPPVLGYKDLNLFKLFRLVCQQGGCDKIESGAIWKQIYMDLGIPILNSAASYNVKTAYRKYLYGFEEYCRSARIQFRSIHHNSPVTQVKVKEEVEEKENVEEVDVEVEDDDDDDGDDEPEDGEGEKEQIEAEVEEPIVVQVKTPGENASELSHESEREKEQEQETPSSRGRRRTTLTPVKTVLKESPKLEKIKEENNKEKVEDVAEHNQNTVSGSPVTRGTPKQRPERSPIQEESDKETEEDEDEDEDEDEDEDDDNDDDDYDKLSEREESENKEEMEEEGEENQQEHSLMGTKVKVKYGRGKTQKIYEANIKNTEVDDGEVLYLVHYYGWNTRYDEWVKADRIIWPVDKGGTKQKQKKKVKNKEESDKEELEEKQIKSKRGRPPLKSTPPHNASRNSSKTPSSEGRTSTKSTRLSDVSTLPNGVEGNPRRRTRRTSGLYDSDRGSNDSVNSSESEPDDISEKKVEKADASDTVVDADEEQLENDNPEEHTQDQGSPSSPQEQPGEPPEEPQVEMEEEALEPKPDAVIVVDEKDRELQQHEEEEVEEEEEKDDKKELEKSPKSKGRRSRSKEPSADTSKTLATDHTEVMTACPRTPEKVKSEEVQGTQVILEHELNDSDTDSASEELCKEDKKPMKRKAAEQQTPEKKVRLEQKEEQPITPEKRAGSDCIIKLECQDCAEEENEMKNEMPALTPEVERSIKGETEASLEEIEDHSVLKIEEDLMPQIGPEALVCHEVDLDDLDEKEKTSDEDTTEEKSQPTSPKLNSAEASTASQQAFPVASPTALSPDESHSTKSESDLTIEVDSVAGESQEGLCESANGFDASTSSSNCSISVQEREGKDRGHKRSIDCSNSSSAKKQKRSQNRKSVASKNEKNGAGHSSDSEDLPVIDNTSKCTPVKHFSVPKAQKLNKSPARVMSPNCKDGEKEKHREKHAHPSTRTYKWTFQLTELDSMTSTDRISFLQDKLQEIRKYYMTLKSEVASIDRRQKRLKKKEREVSHTTASTSPGSSETGMSPPSASPTQNPVAVECR, from the exons ATGAAG GCAGCAGATGAGCCTGCCTATCTGACGGTGGGGACTGATGTGAGTGCCAAGTACCGGGGGGCCTTCTGTGAGGCAAAAATTAAAACCGTGAAGAGGCTTGTAAAGGTCAAG GTGGTCTTAAAGGGTGAGAACACTTCACAGGTTGTCCAAGATGACCAAGTGAAAGGACCTTTAAGG GTGGGGGCAACTGTAGAGGTAAAAAATCCTGATGGTTTGTGTAGTGAGGGTGTTATTAGCAAACTGACAGATGCCAGCTGGTATACTGTAG tgttcGATGATGCAGATGAGAGGACATTGAGGCGAACTTCTCTCTGTCTCAAAGGCGAAAGGCATTTTGCAGAGAGTGAG ACTCTGGACCAACTGCCATTAACTAATCCCGAACATTTTGGCACCCCAGTGATTGGAAAGAAGACAAATCGAGGAAGGAGATCTTCACTCCCTGt TGCTGAGGATGAAAAAGAGGAAGATTCCAGTGAAGAAGATGATGAAGACAAAAGGAGACTTAATGACAAGCTCCTGGGCAAAGTTGCCTGCGTACAGAGTGGCTCGGACAAGTCCGCCTGGTACCTCGCTTTG GTAATATCTCCAAGCTGCAATGATGACTTGGCAGTTAAGAAGGACCAATGTTTAGTGCGATCATTTGCAGATTCCAGATT ctatACAATATCAAGAAAAGATGTCCGAGAACTTGATTTAAACAGCATCTCAAAATCTGAACTTGCttcaaaaaaag GGATTCAGGTAGCGCTGACATTCCTGAAAACAAAGGCCATTCCGGAAAGCTGGAAGATGGATATGAGTGAAATCTTGGAGTCCTCAAGCAGTGAAGAGGAGGATGGTGATAGGGATGGGGATAGGGAACGTGGTGAAAGCGATGAAGATGAAGACAAAGAGGTAGAAGAAGAGGAG CCAGAGGAGGAGCCAGACCCAGAGGAAAGAGACAATTTCCTCCAGCAGCTCTACAAGTTCATGGAGGATAGAG GAACACCAATTAACAAACCCCCTGttcttggatacaaggatttgaACCTCTTTAAACTTTTCAGGCTGGTATGTCAGCAAGGAGGCTGTGACAAG ATCGAAAGTGGTGCCATATGGAAGCAGATCTATATGGACCTTGGCATTCCTATTCTCAACTCGGCTGCCTCCTATAATGTAAAAACTGCATACAGAAA ATACCTTTATGGATTTGAGGAATACTGCCGGTCAGCACGCATCCAGTTCAGATCCATCCACCACAATAGTCCTGTAACCCAGGTAAAGGTGAAGGAAGAGGTAGAGGAAAAAGAAAACGTGGAGGAGGTGGATGTAGAGGtggaagatgatgatgatgatgatggtgatgatgaacCTGAGGATGGTGAAGGAGAGAAAGAACAAATAGAGGCTGAAGTAGAGGAACCAATTGTGGTCCAAGTGAAAACCCCTGGGGAGAATGCCAGTGAACTGAGCCATGAGAGTGAAAGAGAAAAGGAGCAAGAACAGGAAACCCCATCTTCAAGA GGTCGAAGGAGAACTACACTTACACCAGTGAAAACAGTGCTGAAAGAATCTCCAAAACTGGAGAAAATTAAGGAAGAAAATAATAAGGAAAAAGTGGAAGATGTGGCAGAGCACAATCAAAACACTGTTAGTGGATCTCCTGTAACGAGGGGAACCCCGAAACAAAGACCGGAAAGAAGTCCAATACAAGAAGAGTCTGACAAAGAGACGGaggaggacgaggacgaggatgaggatgaggaCGAGGATGAGGACGACGATAATGATGACGATGACTACGACAAGCTAAGCGAAAG GGAAGAGAGTGAGAACAAAGAGGAAATGgaagaggagggagaagagaaCCAGCAGGAGCATTCTCTCATGGGGACTAAAGTTAAAGTCAAATATGGCCGTGGAAAAACCCAGAAAATCTACGAAGccaatattaaaaacactgaagtGGATGATGGAGAGGTTCTCTACTTAGTCCATTATTATGGCTGGAACACAAG gtATGATGAGTGGGTGAAAGCTGACAGAATAATTTGGCCTGTGGACAAAGGTGGGacgaaacagaaacaaaaaaagaaagtaaag aaTAAAGAGGAAAGTGATAAAGAAGAACTGGAAGAGAAACAGATCAAATCAAAACGGGGACGGCCACCTCTGAAATCCACCCCTCCTCACAACGCTTCTCGCAATTCTTCTAAAACTCCCAGTAGCGAAGGCAGGACCAGCACCAAAAGCACACGCCTCTCCGATGTTTCTACACTGCCAAATGGAGTGGAAG GAAACCCTAGAAGACGCACAAGACGCACCTCTGGATTGTATGATTCTGATAGAGGATCAAATG ATTCTGTCAATTCATCTGAAAGTGAACCAGATGATATATCTGAGAAAAAAGTGGAAAAGGCAGATGCCTCAGACACTGTAGTGGATGCTGATGAGGAGCAACTGGAGAATGACAATCCTGAAGAGCACACACAGGACCAAGGAAGTCCAAGCAGCCCACAGGAGCAACCAGGAGAACCACCAGAAGAGCCCCAAGTGGAAATGGAGGAAGAAGCACTAGAACCCAAACCAGATGCAGTCATCGTGGTTGATGAGAAGGATCGGGAGCTACAGCAgcatgaggaggaggaggtggaagaAGAGGAAGAGAAGGATGACAAAAAGGAGCTTGAGAAGTCACCTAAGTCCAAGGGTAGGAGGAGCAGGTCTAAAGAACCTTCTGCAGATACCAGCAAGACACTTGCTACAGATCACACAGAGGTTATGACCGCTTGTCCCAGAACTCCAGAGAAAGTAAAATCTGAGGAAGTCCAAGGAACCCAAGTTATACTTGAACATGAATTGAACGATTCTGACACTGACTCGGCGAGTGAGGAGCTCTGTAAAGAAGACAAGAAGCCAATGAAAAGAAAAGCTGCAGAGCAACAAACACCTGAGAAGAAGGTGCGTTTGGAACAAAAGGAGGAACAGCCTATAACTCCAGAAAAGAGAGCAGGAAGTGACTGCATCATCAAACTGGAATGTCAAGACTGTGCAGaggaagaaaatgaaatgaaaaatgagaTGCCTGCTTTAACACCAGAGGTGGAGAGAAGTATCAAGGGTGAGACTGAAGCTTCTTTAGAGGAAATTGAAGATCATAGTGTGTTGAAAATCGAGGAAGATCTTATGCCGCAGATTGGACCTGAAGCCTTGGTGTGTCATGAGGTAGACCTGGATGACTTGGATGAGAAAGAGAAGACCTCAGACGAGGACACCACAGAAGAGAAGTCTCAGCCAACTAGTCCAAAGCTGAATTCAGCTGAAGCGTCTACTGCGTCTCAGCAGGCTTTCCCTGTGGCGTCCCCCACGGCTCTCAGTCCTGACGAGTCCCACAGCACAAAAAGTGAGAGTGACTTAACTATTGAAGTGGACAGTGTTGCAGGAGAGTCTCAAGAGGGTTTGTGTGAATCTGCCAATGGATTTGATGCCAGTACCAGCTCCAGCAACTGCAGTATATCAGTACAGGAAAGGGAGGGAAAAGACCGTG GTCACAAAAGGTCAATTGACTGTAGTAACAGCTCATCGGCTAAAAAACAGAAGCGCAGTCAAAACCGTAAAAGTGTTGCatcgaaaaatgaaaagaatgGTGCAG GGCACAGCAGTGACAGTGAAGACCTTCCTGTCATTGATAACACCAGCAAGTGCACTCCAGTTAAACACTTCAGCGTACCCAAAGCTCAAAAACTCAACAAATCACCTGCAAGGGTCATGTCGCCCAATTGCAAAGATGGGGAGAaggagaaacacagagagaaacaTGCCCATCCTTCCACAAGAACATACAAATGGACTTTTCAGCTTA CTGAACTGGATAGCATGACGAGTACAGATAGGATATCGTTTCTACAAGACAAACTGCAAGAAATTAGGAAGTATTACATGACACTGAAGTCTGAAGTGGCCTCCATTGACAGGAGACAGAAACggttaaaaaagaaagagagagaag TTTCACATACAACGGCGTCAACATCACCTGGTTCATCGGAGACCGGAATGAGCCCGCCCTCTGCGTCCCCAACACAAAACCCAGTGGCGGTGGAGTGCAGGTGA